A genomic stretch from Seriola aureovittata isolate HTS-2021-v1 ecotype China chromosome 13, ASM2101889v1, whole genome shotgun sequence includes:
- the slirp gene encoding SRA stem-loop-interacting RNA-binding protein, mitochondrial, which yields MVSVVDERPNMAAPSKKVFEVFVSKIPWTIAGKEMREYFGQFGPVKKCLLPFDKETGFHRGFCWVAFTSEEGLNNALQKEPHMLEGAKLQVQRNRRLFAGQKPNKDSEHD from the exons ATGGTTAGCGTGGTAGACGAACGACCAAACATGGCGGCGCCCTCTAAGAAAGTTTTCGAGGTCTTCGTGTCTAAAATACCATGGACTATAGCCGGCA aGGAGATGAGGGAGTACTTTGGACAGTTTGGCCCAGTGAAGAAATGTCTTCTACCATTT GATAAAGAAACAGGCTTTCACAGAGGCTTCTGCTGGGTTGCATTCACATCAGAGGAAGGCCTGAACAATGCACTGCAGAAGGAGCCACACATGCTGGAGGGAGCCaag ctccagGTTCAGAGGAATAGACGTCTGTTTGCAGGGCAGAAACCAAACAAAGACAGTGAACATGACTAA
- the alkbh1 gene encoding nucleic acid dioxygenase ALKBH1, translated as MAAYMVESGEDAFRKIFKFYKRRHPSPDFSNVLDFSKDVPSDMVVPAKLDPVTVSDVEATRVGLKPVRDWRAFGLQGYPGFIFISNPFLLGSQPFWVRQCLKTYPQKPNVCNLDMHMSLSDTQDIWGKSIHALSCPPSGKREPLTLLERLRWVTLGYHYNWDTKTYSANHYTPFPADLHLLSLQIAAACGFPGFKAEAGILNYYRPDSSLGIHVDEAELDHSRPLLSFSFGQSAIFLLGGTHRQDPPTAMYIHSGDVMVMSGQSRLLYHALPRIVPVPQDHTPLEMEVCSPASSLQDSTVMEQISKQDWMVCSKYIQSSRVNMTVRQVLGSGQSFPETPAYHQRTDVGQTVGYRDCPANRDSGKRKRSSGCASVDTVET; from the exons ATGGCAGCCTACATGGTGGAGAGCGGAGAGGATGCATTTAGAAAAATATTCAAGTTTTACAAGAGAAGACACCCTTCGCCAGATTTCAGTAATGTCCTTGACTTTTCCAAAGATGTACCGAGTGACATG GTAGTCCCAGCTAAATTGGACCCAGTGACAGTGAGTGATGTGGAGGCTACAAGGGTTGGATTAAAGCCTGTCAGAGACTGGAGAGCCTTCGGCCTGCAGGGCTACCCAG GGTTCATCTTCATCTCCAACCCGTTCCTGCTGGGCTCCCAACCGTTCTGGGTCAGACAGTGTCTGAAGACTTACCCTCAGAAGCCCAACGTCTGCAACCTGGACATGCAtatgtctctctctgacacCCAGGACATCTGGGGTAAGAGCATACATGCCCTCAG TTGTCCTCCCTCTGGAAAGAGAGAACCACTGACTCTACTGGAGAGGCTGCGCTGGGTCACTCTGGGATATCATTACAACTGGGATACCAAG ACTTACTCTGCCAACCATTACACTCCTTTCCCAGCTGATCTTCACTTGCTGTCCTTACAAATAGCAGCCGCCTGTGGCTTCCCAGGATTCAAAGCAGAGGCTGGAATCCTCAACTACTATCGACCTGATTCCTCTCTAGGAATCCATGTGGACGAAGCAGAACTGGATCACAGCCGCCCATTGCTGTCATTCAG TTTTGGGCAGTCAGCCATCTTCCTCCTGggaggcacacacagacaggaccCCCCCACTGCTATGTACATACACAGTGGGGATGTAATGGTTATGTCGGGACAGAGTCGCCTCCTTTACCACGCTCTCCCACGAATTGTTCCAGTGCCACAAGACCATACCCCTTTAGAGATGGAAGTCTGCAGCCCGGCCTCCTCCCTGCAGGACAGCACTGTGATGGAACAGATATCAAAACAGGACTGGATGGTGTGCTCCAAGTACATCCAGAGCTCCAGAGTGAATATGACTGTCAGACAGGTGCTGGGGTCTGGGCAGAGCTTCCCAGAAACACCCGCTTATCACCAAAGGACTGATGTAGGCCAGACAGTCGGGTACCGAGACTGCCCAGCAAACAGAGATAgtgggaagaggaagaggagtagTGGCTGTGCCTCTGTTGATACTGTAGAGACATGA
- the ldah gene encoding lipid droplet-associated hydrolase isoform X2, which translates to MVTGSRDEPQTDFIFCCGANTEVLKFGSCQLHSGHKILFLIIPGNPGVVGFYKTFMQTLHSMFGYHHPVWAVSHAGHCVPPDSMDMVQDASSAAEADVFGLNGQIEHKLAFLRKHVPKETNLILVGHSIGCYIILEMIKRDPELKILKAVMLFPTIERMAQTPQGKVMTPVLCHMRYVAYLPLFLLSLLPDRFKSSLIKLVFGGIHSLDLTVVQPTVGLLTGDCAANAMYMGGQEMKNVLERDNITIKNNLEKLIFYYGATDHWCPVQYYLDIKQDFPHGDIRLCENGFRHAFVLDAGGEVAKMVVEWIHGDLRT; encoded by the exons ATGGTGACAGGCAGCAGAGATGAACCACAAACAGACTTTATCTTCTGTTGTGGAGCCAACACAGAGGTCCTTAAATTTGGCTCCTGTCAGTTACATTCTGGACACAAAATTCTTTTTCTTATCATTCCAG GTAATCCTGGTGTAGTGGGCTTTTACAAAACCTTCatgcaaacactgcacagtATGTTTGGCTACCACCACCCAGTGTGGGCTGTAAGCCATGCTGGCCACTGTGTACCTCCAGACTCCATGGACATGGTACAAG ATGCATCCTCGGCTGCAGAGGCAGATGTGTTTGGTCTGAACGGTCAGATTGAACACAAGTTAGCGTTCCTCAGAAAACATGTTCCCAAAGAAACCAACCTGATCCTGGTTGGACACTCCATCGGCTGCTACATCATTCTAGAGATGATTAAGAGAGACCCTGAACTCAAG ATTCTGAAGGCTGTCATGCTGTTTCCTACCATTGAGCGCATGGCTCAGACCCCTCAGGGGAAGGTTATGACCCCTGTGCTGTGTCACATGCGTTATGTGGCCTACCTgcctctcttcctgctctctctgctgcctgacAGATTCAAAAGCAGCCTGATCAAACTGGTGTTTGGTGGCATTCACTCTTTGGACCTCACAGTCGTTCAGCCTACTGTAGGTCTGCTCACTGGAGACTGTGCAG CTAATGCTATGTACATGGGTGGTCAAGAAATGAAGAATGTTCTGGAAAGAGACAATATAACCATCAAGAATAATCTTGAAAAG CTCATATTTTACTATGGAGCTACAGATCATTGGTGTCCTGTGCAGTATTATCTTGACATCAAGCAGGACTTCCCACATGGAGACATCAGACTGTGTGAGAATGGGTTCCGGCATGCCTTTGTCCTGGATGCAGGAGGAGAAGTCGCCAAAATGGTGGTAGAATGGATCCATGGAGACTTGAGGACATGA
- the ldah gene encoding lipid droplet-associated hydrolase isoform X1, producing the protein MVTGSRDEPQTDFIFCCGANTEVLKFGSCQLHSGHKILFLIIPGNPGVVGFYKTFMQTLHSMFGYHHPVWAVSHAGHCVPPDSMDMVQGTNDSQDASSAAEADVFGLNGQIEHKLAFLRKHVPKETNLILVGHSIGCYIILEMIKRDPELKILKAVMLFPTIERMAQTPQGKVMTPVLCHMRYVAYLPLFLLSLLPDRFKSSLIKLVFGGIHSLDLTVVQPTVGLLTGDCAANAMYMGGQEMKNVLERDNITIKNNLEKLIFYYGATDHWCPVQYYLDIKQDFPHGDIRLCENGFRHAFVLDAGGEVAKMVVEWIHGDLRT; encoded by the exons ATGGTGACAGGCAGCAGAGATGAACCACAAACAGACTTTATCTTCTGTTGTGGAGCCAACACAGAGGTCCTTAAATTTGGCTCCTGTCAGTTACATTCTGGACACAAAATTCTTTTTCTTATCATTCCAG GTAATCCTGGTGTAGTGGGCTTTTACAAAACCTTCatgcaaacactgcacagtATGTTTGGCTACCACCACCCAGTGTGGGCTGTAAGCCATGCTGGCCACTGTGTACCTCCAGACTCCATGGACATGGTACAAGGTACCAATGATTCTCAAG ATGCATCCTCGGCTGCAGAGGCAGATGTGTTTGGTCTGAACGGTCAGATTGAACACAAGTTAGCGTTCCTCAGAAAACATGTTCCCAAAGAAACCAACCTGATCCTGGTTGGACACTCCATCGGCTGCTACATCATTCTAGAGATGATTAAGAGAGACCCTGAACTCAAG ATTCTGAAGGCTGTCATGCTGTTTCCTACCATTGAGCGCATGGCTCAGACCCCTCAGGGGAAGGTTATGACCCCTGTGCTGTGTCACATGCGTTATGTGGCCTACCTgcctctcttcctgctctctctgctgcctgacAGATTCAAAAGCAGCCTGATCAAACTGGTGTTTGGTGGCATTCACTCTTTGGACCTCACAGTCGTTCAGCCTACTGTAGGTCTGCTCACTGGAGACTGTGCAG CTAATGCTATGTACATGGGTGGTCAAGAAATGAAGAATGTTCTGGAAAGAGACAATATAACCATCAAGAATAATCTTGAAAAG CTCATATTTTACTATGGAGCTACAGATCATTGGTGTCCTGTGCAGTATTATCTTGACATCAAGCAGGACTTCCCACATGGAGACATCAGACTGTGTGAGAATGGGTTCCGGCATGCCTTTGTCCTGGATGCAGGAGGAGAAGTCGCCAAAATGGTGGTAGAATGGATCCATGGAGACTTGAGGACATGA
- the ldah gene encoding lipid droplet-associated hydrolase isoform X3 has protein sequence MVTGSRDEPQTDFIFCCGANTEVLKFGSCQLHSGHKILFLIIPDASSAAEADVFGLNGQIEHKLAFLRKHVPKETNLILVGHSIGCYIILEMIKRDPELKILKAVMLFPTIERMAQTPQGKVMTPVLCHMRYVAYLPLFLLSLLPDRFKSSLIKLVFGGIHSLDLTVVQPTVGLLTGDCAANAMYMGGQEMKNVLERDNITIKNNLEKLIFYYGATDHWCPVQYYLDIKQDFPHGDIRLCENGFRHAFVLDAGGEVAKMVVEWIHGDLRT, from the exons ATGGTGACAGGCAGCAGAGATGAACCACAAACAGACTTTATCTTCTGTTGTGGAGCCAACACAGAGGTCCTTAAATTTGGCTCCTGTCAGTTACATTCTGGACACAAAATTCTTTTTCTTATCATTCCAG ATGCATCCTCGGCTGCAGAGGCAGATGTGTTTGGTCTGAACGGTCAGATTGAACACAAGTTAGCGTTCCTCAGAAAACATGTTCCCAAAGAAACCAACCTGATCCTGGTTGGACACTCCATCGGCTGCTACATCATTCTAGAGATGATTAAGAGAGACCCTGAACTCAAG ATTCTGAAGGCTGTCATGCTGTTTCCTACCATTGAGCGCATGGCTCAGACCCCTCAGGGGAAGGTTATGACCCCTGTGCTGTGTCACATGCGTTATGTGGCCTACCTgcctctcttcctgctctctctgctgcctgacAGATTCAAAAGCAGCCTGATCAAACTGGTGTTTGGTGGCATTCACTCTTTGGACCTCACAGTCGTTCAGCCTACTGTAGGTCTGCTCACTGGAGACTGTGCAG CTAATGCTATGTACATGGGTGGTCAAGAAATGAAGAATGTTCTGGAAAGAGACAATATAACCATCAAGAATAATCTTGAAAAG CTCATATTTTACTATGGAGCTACAGATCATTGGTGTCCTGTGCAGTATTATCTTGACATCAAGCAGGACTTCCCACATGGAGACATCAGACTGTGTGAGAATGGGTTCCGGCATGCCTTTGTCCTGGATGCAGGAGGAGAAGTCGCCAAAATGGTGGTAGAATGGATCCATGGAGACTTGAGGACATGA